gcaataaaacttttgaaaagatatatactaGAAAGTTAATAGAAGACTATTTCTAGATGGTGAGATTATTCAAgactaatttcttttttacctggtttttctgttttttggtttttttcccccctacattgaacatgtatttgtttATGTAAAAGCTCAATGCATGTCATCTGATGTAAAGCTGTTTCATTAGTAAGGGTGTCTATGCTCACCTCTCAAAACGCTCCACATAAGGCATTGCAAAGAATCGTTTCCTGTTGTATCTCTTATTTAGATGCCAAGGTATAGGCCACTGCTTGAATTTGTGCCTGCCAAGAAAGCAAAAGTATCgccttttagaaaatatttaatacattttcaaacaGATAGAGAGTTTTAGCCTTCTTTGGACTAAATATGCtgtcaacaaataaaaagcaaaataaaaaactcttGAAAGGAATAGCACTCTTAAAGAGATTCTAAAATTGAcacagattctctccttaacCTCACCTTTCCTAACTGACCTCAACTAGACTACTGCAAATAATTAGTAGAGTATAAACCAGGTCGGAGTTTTTAGTCAGAAGTTTTAGCAATTTATCTCTTTTCTGTATTGGATTACATGGTTAAAGACAGCATGGCTACCCCACTAAATGTGGCCCCGAGCAGCCCCACTACCCCAAACTCCATTAAAGAAGTCTACAAATAAGTAAGTGCTATTATGTGATGTAATTTCAAAAGTATAGGGAAGGTCTCCAACCACCCAAAATGCCATCTCCATTTTGCTGACCAATGTTTATAATTCCATTACCGATGTTTCCTTTCAGCACCTCAGcctaaatgtaaataaactcCTGGCAGAGACAGAACACACTGGATCTTCTCAATTACTTATATTGCATTATAAAGTTCATCATCAGATCTTTTCCCAAGGTCTGGTAGGACTCTGGGAACTAGACTCAGGAGGCAGGATTAAATTGTTTCATAGCACGGACTAGGGCTCATGTGGTCTTATGCCTCAAAAACCTGTTTTAACAGTCCCAGGCTCTTAATGGGCAGAGGACAGGTATGTGTCCTAAAATTGGCTTCATAGCATTTACAACCTCTGAactacatgtacacatatacattttttctgGGGAAAGGGTCTATAACTTTCATCAAATCCCCAGAGGACCATATCATTCACATTAGGTTAAGAACCACTGTTGTAAGGTACCTACAGATAACTGAATCATGAGAATGGGACGCCTAGACTGCTAGTTAAATCTACCTTTGTTCACATCCTGGAGTTCCAAAAAGGTTTTGGGACCTCTGTTTAGATTAGGTATATTTTAGTCTACCTAATATACTTTACACAATGAGAATTTTCTTAAAAGACATTGGACAGGGGAAGAGGCATGGGACTTCTACTCCAGTCTCAGAAAAGCCACAACGTAAACTATGTACCAGATGATTCTTCCAAAGATGTCTTTTCTCCAAGCACCAGGTCTAGCTTTTTCTTGACCAGTCTGAAGAAGTCTTAGGGCATCTTCTCGTTCTTGTACAACTTTATCCAATGCATCCATGGATTCTACTACCtgagaagagaacagaaagacaTAATTTCAACAATTACCTACAACAGAACTGCAAAGAAAGAGGACATATAAAGATTATGCTACAGAAAACCTATATGAGTATTTTGATCACAGAATCATTCTGTTAAAAATTTCCTAAAAACCTTTGTTGGCACAGGAATATATAAATATCTGTAATATcactttttgtagttttttaaaagttccatttcatttaaatgaaaaccTATTTAGCTTAGATTTTCTACACGAAGAGAACACTTCTGGTAGGTAAACAATATGCACATATGACTGATTACCTGTAGGAAAGGAAATAAGGAAtccaagggattttttttaaatgatgaaaaaaccctaatttaaaaaagaggtgACCTTTTCACAAGGTAAATATACTTAATTACCATactacacacttaaaaatgattaagatagtaacttttatgttacatttttaccacaataaaaaacaaCGCATGAATAAAATTTGACAGAGTGGGCAAGGAAGTGGCTAAGCTAGAACcagaaatgtaaaatagtgcagctaCTATAGAAAACAGTTTTGCTGCTCCCTAAAATAGTAAACATAGATTTCCCATACAGTTCGGCAATTTCACTTGTAGGTATCTATCCAAGAGCAGTAAAAACACATGTCCACCCACATGTTGGGGGCTGCAGGTagaaatggggagtgactgcagACGGGCATGAGATTCCTTTTTGAGCTGGTAGTGATGGCTACACAACTCAgtgaatttactaaaaatcaagcagaaatagaaaaaatctaCTTGACAGGAAATACAGGAACCATATGCTCACTCCTGTTAACTGCACCCCACATCAGTCAGCTCCCCATGGCCTTACCTTTTCTAACCGCTCCGGACTTGGCATTGGTAATATCTGCCGTTTGGCCTCCTGCTGAAGGGTTAGaagcatgtttctttctttcagcagGACATACCTACATCAAAGAACACAAAGCTTATGATGCTAGTGTGTGGTATCATTAACAAAGTTCTGAtttttgacataaaaattaataatctgTTTTCAAAAGCCTCGTGGAAATCTTGATATACAGAGTATCACTACAAAGAATAATTCTTTAAACAAAGTTATCTATTCTTACTCACTTGTTAAGTTTTCCAGATGCCATATGTTGTATTATGTgccaattacaaaaaaaaagcataaaatatagtTCCCCTATCAAAGTGAAGAGAGATGCCTGTTGCATGTCAGGCAATGTGTGAAACACTTTACCAAGTTTCGTTTAACTCTTACAATACCCCTTTGAGATTAGCTTTATTTCCACTTTCTAAATAAAGAAACTAAGCTAAGAGAAGTAGGGTATTCTGGAACACATAGCTAATTCAAGATTCAAATCCTGGTCTCTCCGAATGCAAAACCTACTCTATTTTCACTCTCCTAGGCTGCCTCCAAAACTGCAATGTGATGTGGTGTACTGAGTGGTAGTGACGAGTACCAGAAGAATTAAGTGGGAGACAGGAGACATTTCTTCTAGCTAAGATGATCGAGAAAAGCTTTGCAGAGATGGAGTTTGCTAGATTGGatggaaagcaaagcaaaacaaaacgaAAGGTACTGAGTGACAAAGCTGAAGTGAGGGTAATTTCATAAATAACTGTTTGATTCTACTAAGAAGAgctagaggaaaggaaaggaaatcaatgTGGAGGGTGCTGAACAGGAAACAAACGAACTGAAGTACATTATACAATGGAAGGAGACAATCTGGGGGGAAGCAGTGGCAGAAGATAAATTGTTCAGTTTTTGACATGATGAATATTGCAAGAGTCCTAACTACCCTTTACTAATAACTCACCGTAACAGTGCTTTTGGCAAAACttacaaatcttatttttaatacaacttatttttctataataaatctGTGCTGTTTTAAACATAACACTTCTGACACCAAGTGAGAAgcttttccctcttcttcacaCCAAATGTGCTGCTTTTCCAACACCACTTCTCCAACTCTCCGACACTCACTATCTGGAGTTAGCACCAGATTCCACAGGTTTGAGTTCAGCCCCACAACACTATCCCCCAGTTGAGACACCAATACCAATTTCCAGGGCTACTGTACATCTCTCTGACCAGCCACAAGGTGGGAGTTCCAATGACCCCCCTGcttagagtggctcacagaactcaggaaagcacTTTACTATCATTGGTTTATTACAAAGGACACAATtcagaaacagtcaaacagaagagatgcacagggcaaggcACATGCAAAGGGGTGCGGAGCTTTTGTGCTTTCTCAGGGTATGCCACCCTCCCAGCACGTCCACGTGTTCACCACCATGGAGGTTTCACTGTGTAGGCACGGTTGATCAAATCACTGACCACTGGTGACCGAACTCAATCCCGTGCCTGCGCCCCTCCCCAGCGGTGAGGGTGGTGGTTAAGCCTGAAAGTTCCACCCTCTAATCAAgccttggtctttctggtgaccaagCTCCATTCTGAGGTGCCCCCTACCAACAGTTGCCTAATTTGAACAAAAGATACTCCTATCACTCAGGAAGTACCAAGGGATTTAGGAACTGTGTGTCaacaaatggagagaaaaacCAAATATTTCTTATTGTATCACACGACAAACCTATATCATCAGtggttatttaatttaaaaatacttaaggaaTCACAAATATGAGTAGGTGGGCTTGGTAAAAGACAACAGGATGGGCAAGAAGTGGTGTGCACTGACCCATCTGGATCAGGCAGTGGCTACGCAGACCGGCCAGCCAGAGGCATGTGGGTCCGGTGCTGCCAGGTCAGAGGTCTGATTATTAAAGAGGagctggaaatatttatttttgtgtgaaataCCCAATTTAAAAACCATAGTAAAGTCCAAACAAGACATATCTTTGGCTAAATATTGTCAGTTAATGTTGGGAGTGGGGAGCAAAATGTGTGAAGGAGGTGAAAATGTACatatttccagttttaaaatcagcaagtcacagggatgtaatgtacagcacagtgactaCAGTTAATCATCctgtactgtatatttgaaagtagcTAGGAGAGTGGATAtcaaaagttcttatcacaaggaaaaaaaaatttctaactaTGTATGGTAGTAGATGTTACCTGAACTTACTATgatgatcattttgcaatgtatacaaatactgaatcagtatgttgtatacctgaaactaatataatagtacATCAATTCTGcctcaataaaaaatatacatatatagtcaattaaaaataaagccctgTCTTAAATCTTTTCAACTCTAATTCATCAGAAGAAACTGCCTAATTCATCAGGAAAATGTACTTAAACTCCCAATTGAATGCATCCTCCAACACACTTCTCCAAAGCAAATAAGCTAAAGATTTCATACCAtgcaaaatgtaataaaaaggagGAAGGCCTAAATGTGATAAACTCTTCTCCATTTCATTAGTTTTCTGAAATTGTTAGTACACAGGTGGAGTATGACTGGTAGCACTTATAGTAAAACTTCTAAACCCCCAACTATACTTGAGAACTCGagtacatttttcttaatataattcaACCTGTCATATTTATAAAATCTGTAATGGCCTTATATAACATCCACAGTACTGTGAGACAAACCACTTTACTCAATTTCTTATATCACATAAAGTTTATACTTCACTGTTATACTGTAACTGCTTCAAACACCTAGATATTCATGTACTCAGTATACTTACCAAAGTTTATGCAAATCTTCATTACTTTTGTTCCTTAACTGCTGACAGGTCCATGCAGCtcctattaaaatgataaattcaaaACATGAAATAGTTTTCCAGCTATGTGCCCTTTGGCAAATTACTTACCTCTCTAaaccagtttccttatctgtgaaatatttaataGCTTTATTATATTACAGTATAAAATATAACTGGGATTAAATTAGATAACACACATGAAAATATGAGTAATGAGACTGGcaatagcattaaaaatgttagaataaCTACAGAATGTATTTTCGCAATCTAATGTCAAAATACTTTATatcattataaattaattttcaatcatctctaaaaaataaaatctaaaataaacctCAAACATCAACTTAGTAAAAAAAAGTTCAGCCTACTCCTATTCTAAACCTTTTGCCAAGCTGCCAAGGAACAATTAGGTCTATTATATTGTCCTTTTAATTTTCACTAGTAGACATTCccaaaggaaactgaaaatggaaacacCCAAGTAATTCCTAAACTGGATAAATAATCCCAAGACAATGGATGGTTCAATAGATATATTTAACACATTGTTTGTGGGTAGTTTTTATCAtgcgctctactaccagtcaacataaaacgtataaatacgtttcctgcatacaatgtgttaataCCAGTCAACCCAAATATCTCACCAgactttactttttcttccccCCAGTTCTTTGGGTCATCAAAAAATTCTTCCAGTCCTTTCCTTGACAACGTGGTATGAAGTATTCTACAGTGGTGTAAAGGTGTGACATTTGGTGTATTCTTAGGCAACAAATTAAGAGAAAACCTGCAACAGTACATAAACAAGTTCAAgttttacatttgaattttataagCAATAAATTGAATCATTTTCTCACCTACAATGTTAAAAAACTTACTCATGGCTTTGGCAcaagaaaataaacttataaaacactttacaaattatttaaaatattgcattgTAGGTGGTGCTACCTTATAATCTCAGAGGTAATatacttatataattatattttaaggtAACATTTGTAGGTCCTTCATAAACCACTAGTGGGTATATGAGTAGATTAAATATTCTGAAGGTTAATTTTGCAACATATATGAGGCCGCAATCCTTCTTCCCTTAACCCATTAAGTCCACATCTAGAAATTTCAACCAAAGAAGTTATCATAGATGAGAACTGATAAATTTAAACATCTATTAAGTATTCTCATTATGCTTATATATAAGAAAGTTAATCATTTAAATGTGCAACCatggtttaaaaattattgtgtctCTGTATGACAATATATTATAAAGTAAtgttaaaatcatgtttttaaagaatatttaatgacctagataagtaatttaaaatacaataggaAAGTGTGTCGCAAGTGTTGTTGTAGTCCTACCAAAAAAATTTAACCTAAATCTAAACATGAAGAAACATTCAGACAAATGCAAATGGAGGGATATTCTACAAAAACTGATCTTATAAAAAAAGTCAATgtcatgaaagaaataaaggaatcaTTCTGGATTTTAAAAGACTAAACAGACATGAcaacaaatgcaaaaaacaatCATTGTTTGGACcctgagtaaaaagaaaacaaaattaccaGGACAACTGAGGACATCTAAATTTGGGCTATATGCCAGATAACAGCAGTGGAATAGTAGTAGTGTATCAATGTTCAATTCCCCAGTATGATCACCGCAATATTGTGGTTAAGATGCTGTTCTTGTTCTTACGAGATATATGCTGAAGTGTTATGATGTTTGCAATTCTGACAAGCCTCAAGTAATtcagaaaaagccctggctgggtggctcagttggttggagcattgtctgaTACACTGAAAGTTTATGGGTTCAAGTCTCtcttagggcacatacctagactgtggtttgattcccagtcggggtgcacACTGGAAGCAatcgactgatgtttctcttgcatattgttgtttctgtccctctctctcccctgctcccttcctctctctctaaaatcaatacacatatcctcaggtgaggattttaaaaaacagttcagaaaacaaaacatggacataagcagataaagaaaaatgtaacaaaatgctAAGAACTGATTAACATAAAGAGTATATGGTTATTCTTGCTACTACTATTACAACTTTTCTGTTggtctgaaaattttaaaaacaaaaagttggggAAACGGGTAGCACAAGaatgcatatatgtaaatatagtcctgattttatttcaaaatcacatTTATGTGGgctctggccagggagctcagctggttagagcgtcaACCCGATCTGCCATGGTTGTGGGCAGGTttgagccctggtcagggcacatacaagaatcaaccaatgaatgcataaattcaCAGAACaaaccaatatttctctctctctgtctcccttcctctctctaaaatcaatcaatcaatcaataaaattacatgcatgtgtgtatatgcaaaGTTAAGGAAGGGAAACCTGTTTATCTCTTAGTGGAATTATagttgatttttacttttttaagttgatttagtttttactttttgaaaaagattttatttatttatttattttcagagtggagaagaaagggaaagaaacagtaatgtgtggttgcctctcatgcaccccctcactgggaacctggcccacaatccaggcaagtgccctgactgggaactgaacctgggGTTCGCAGATGGGCATTCAatgcactgagtcacaccagccaggggctgatttttactttcttcttcaaaATACTTTACCctattttccaaagtgtctgcaaatagtattttattataataataaaatctataattactttttaagaaaaaaggataaCTAGATAACAACTGATTCAAGCTTGCCTGCCACCTTCTGATCAAGTTACAACCTCTGTCTGAACCTCTGATCAAGTTACAACCTCTGTCtgaaccaaaatgaaaaaaaatattgcttatcTCTGACGTTAGTGTATgtaataatgttttaatataataGAAGCTCAATAACAGACCTAGATTTAAGAGCACAAACATTGCTTCCTTTtagataaaaacaaagcaaaaacagaacaGACATACTCAACTACTTATAAAATTCACATCTTCATAGacaaaagacaataaaagaaaggaaaccatcCACCTAAAGTCAAAAATGATAAGCTGACTTTCCAGAAATAATGCCATGTGTAGGATGTTCctttctcccacctgcaagggcaacttttcctttatttggctactttcatttattcactcagccTTTACTGAACAATCTCCTTGTGACACATTCCAGGAGTAGAAAGGCCCGTTCTTTTTCATCCGTCTAAGCCCGTCACAGCCTTCAGCTCCACAGCCAAAAGCTCTTCAGTGAAGTTTTTCCCAACTCACCTAGCCAAACGGCGTACTTCCGTAATTTTAGCTAGAACTCAACAAATTCTGGGCACCTACAACCTCAACTACTGACTGGTCACAGGAGGTGGCAACAAAATGACGCTGGGACGGAAATGGTGCCGGTGGGCGACTGGTATAAAATCATTCATTCCTCATAGAGTTGGGTTCGTGCTCAAGCCAACCCGGGAGCCTTTCCATCCTTGGAAAAGATTTGTTCTCATCATCTCTGCAACCAAACAAGATCCAAAGTTGGAGAGATGAACAAACCTACTGCTCACATCACTTACCTTGCGCCCGCCGGGGCCTGAGAACTTATTAACAACCTGGAAGTCTTTAGGAGGGCTGATGCTTTTCTGCAAAATATACCTAAACTGGCTGCAGCCATTTTTTCGCATAAGCAAATCACGTTTGCGTCGTGAGTGGCATCACTTCCAGTGCCTCGCTCTGACCGGAAGGAGAGAACCGAAGCAGCCTTTGCCCTTACTCAACATGGCCCCCTTACGACTTTGCCCTCGCTGGTAAATGGGCCATCTAGGCTCCCGTTACTCCCCCCACTTCTTCCTAGTGCCCGTAGTAGCCATGGCGGCTATGAGCTTACTGCAGCGGGCCTCGGTCACTGCGGTGGCTGCTCTGTCTGGCCGCTGCCTTGGCCCTCGACTTGGGTTCGGGGGCTTCCTCACGCGTGGCTTTCCGAAGACTATTGGTGGGTGCTGGCTTTGGGAGAACGCGCTCTCAGGGGAAGCGGGGTGAGATAGAGGACTTCCCGGGTGACCTTGGTGGGATTCGGAGGGAGACGGGAGAAATTGTGGGCTTGGGTTTGAGATGAGGGATGAAGGACGTGCTATGTGAGGAGATTGAGGGTTTTCCTGGAGTAATCGGGTCCATTGCGTTTAAATTGTTGGCATTTGTGAAGCACTCAGTCATTCAGCCATCCTAATTGGTGCTAATTTGCGGATGAAGCTGAGATCGGAAAGGCACAGAACTGAGACCCATGTCTCGGGTATCAGGTGGTTTGTACTTTACCCTGAACCAGGTTCTAATCCCGCAACGTGAGAAGTTATGTTTTTAAGGTGCCCACCGATGCTCAGTAGTTTGTAGGTAGGCGGACGGGCTCATGATAGGGACTTGCTGGAAATGATGGAAAGTAATTCAGATTTCAGGAATTTGAACCTGTTACAAAACTACTTTGCTAACactccttgatttaaaaaaaagaaaaaaccctaagCCATTTCTCACGACAGTTATCTTCCTCTTTAAACACTAGCTAGGttagtatttcatctttcctaGCTGGAAATAAAGTAAGGTAAAaatcacccccgccccccgccccgtttCCCATTCTTGGCGTCCTGGAAGGACGGTTACTGGTAATCTTCCCTTTGCACTGGGAGCAGGAAAGGATGTAATAGCAGTACTGGGTGTTATTGTGTTTC
The sequence above is a segment of the Phyllostomus discolor isolate MPI-MPIP mPhyDis1 chromosome 2, mPhyDis1.pri.v3, whole genome shotgun sequence genome. Coding sequences within it:
- the MRPL47 gene encoding 39S ribosomal protein L47, mitochondrial, whose product is MAAASLGIFCRKASALLKTSRLLISSQAPAGARFSLNLLPKNTPNVTPLHHCRILHTTLSRKGLEEFFDDPKNWGEEKVKSGAAWTCQQLRNKSNEDLHKLWYVLLKERNMLLTLQQEAKRQILPMPSPERLEKVVESMDALDKVVQEREDALRLLQTGQEKARPGAWRKDIFGRIIWHKFKQWPIPWHLNKRYNRKRFFAMPYVERFERLRREKQARIQARKKHLEKKKAEKLTEKFPHLAEAQKSSLV